From Alphaproteobacteria bacterium, the proteins below share one genomic window:
- a CDS encoding response regulator transcription factor, with amino-acid sequence MRVLLVEDDPDLAEQIATVLRDENYAVDVAADGLTALEMGGSDPFDAVILDPGLPGMDGFSVLRRWRDQGLTMPVIVLTASRKEVADMKEAVRAGATNFLTKPVDLELLLDWVRGVVNSAGPNASTPTLSEGDLRIDTQAMRVWFQDKPVKLTPTEYRILHYMFVNRERPVSADELVKHNFDGASAKTANEIPVYVSRLRDKLHRRVIQTEYGYGYRLVCNIG; translated from the coding sequence ATGCGCGTGCTTCTCGTCGAAGACGATCCCGATTTGGCCGAGCAGATCGCGACCGTGCTGCGCGACGAGAACTATGCGGTGGACGTGGCCGCCGACGGCCTGACCGCGCTGGAAATGGGCGGCAGCGACCCGTTCGACGCCGTCATCCTCGACCCCGGCCTGCCGGGCATGGACGGCTTCAGCGTGCTGCGCCGCTGGCGCGACCAGGGCCTGACCATGCCTGTGATCGTGCTGACCGCCTCGCGCAAGGAGGTGGCGGACATGAAGGAGGCGGTGCGCGCCGGCGCCACCAACTTCCTGACCAAGCCGGTCGACCTGGAACTGCTGCTCGACTGGGTGCGCGGCGTGGTCAATTCCGCCGGGCCGAACGCCAGCACGCCGACGCTCAGCGAAGGCGACCTGCGCATCGACACCCAGGCGATGCGGGTGTGGTTCCAGGATAAGCCGGTCAAGCTGACCCCGACCGAGTACCGCATCCTGCACTACATGTTCGTCAACCGCGAGCGGCCGGTCTCCGCCGACGAGCTGGTCAAGCACAATTTCGACGGCGCCAGCGCCAAGACCGCCAACGAGATTCCGGTCTATGTCAGCCGGCTGCGCGACAAGCTGCACCGCCGCGTGATCCAGACCGAATACGGCTACGGCTACCGCCTGGTCTGCAACATCGGCTGA
- a CDS encoding heme NO-binding domain-containing protein, giving the protein MKGIVFTAFLDRLDADLGPDVTEAVIVDAAPASGGAYTEVGAYDHGELVALVRAVSARTGRPVGDLIRDFGRHMLGCFHDRHPAYFAEPGGLLAFLERVDGRIHAEVRRPHPGACLPEIRTRRLGADSLELTYRSERHLGDFAEGLIAGAVDRFGATHTVERTDLQQEGGRQCISFTLTPAPPNAR; this is encoded by the coding sequence ATGAAGGGCATCGTGTTCACAGCGTTTCTGGACCGGCTCGACGCCGATCTGGGGCCGGACGTCACCGAGGCCGTCATCGTCGACGCGGCGCCCGCCTCGGGCGGCGCCTATACCGAGGTCGGCGCCTACGATCACGGCGAGCTGGTCGCGCTCGTCCGCGCCGTCAGCGCGCGCACCGGCCGCCCGGTCGGCGACCTGATCCGCGACTTCGGCCGGCACATGCTCGGCTGCTTCCACGACCGCCACCCCGCCTATTTCGCCGAGCCCGGCGGCCTGCTCGCGTTCCTTGAGCGCGTCGACGGGCGCATCCACGCCGAGGTCCGCCGGCCGCATCCGGGGGCATGCCTGCCGGAGATCCGGACACGGCGCCTCGGCGCGGATTCGCTGGAACTGACCTACCGGTCCGAACGCCACCTGGGCGATTTCGCGGAAGGCCTGATCGCCGGTGCCGTCGACCGCTTCGGTGCGACGCACACGGTGGAACGCACCGACCTGCAGCAGGAAGGAGGCAGGCAATGCATAAGCTTCACCCTGACGCCGGCGCCGCCGAACGCACGCTGA
- a CDS encoding ATP-binding protein, which translates to MFRDITKRKAVEARRAALERELSQAQKMEALGTLASGVAHEINTPVQYVGDNIRFMQDAFGDLTRVVAAYREALALAPNRRSVRRSRASGLWRTRSTCSSCSARCCLDRAVAAGHGPGRQHRQRDQGVLPPRRGREGRRRHQQGDRDDPDRVAQSVEVCCGGRARPRRGAADGALPAGRHQPGAAQPDRQRGRRHRGARRRPGRIAVATVLVGGEVEIRIADNGCGIPPEVAGRVFDPFFTTKDVGKGTGQGLAISYAIVRQKHGGSIGFVGRPGGGTCFTIRLPLHAASLTAEEAAT; encoded by the coding sequence ATGTTCCGCGACATCACCAAGCGCAAGGCGGTCGAGGCGCGGCGGGCGGCGCTGGAGCGCGAGCTGAGCCAGGCGCAGAAGATGGAGGCGCTCGGCACACTTGCCAGCGGCGTCGCCCACGAGATCAACACTCCGGTCCAGTATGTCGGCGACAATATCCGCTTCATGCAGGATGCCTTCGGCGACCTGACCCGCGTGGTGGCCGCCTATCGCGAGGCGCTGGCGTTGGCGCCGAATCGGCGCTCGGTGAGGCGATCGCGCGCATCCGGGCTCTGGAGGACGAGATCGACCTGCAGTTCCTGCTCGGCGAGGTGCTGCCTCGATCGAGCAGTCGCTGCAGGGCATGGGCCAGGTCGCCAGCATCGTCAACGCGATCAAGGAGTTCTCCCACCCCGGAGAGGACGAGAAGGTCGCCGTCGACATCAACAAGGCGATCGAGACGACCCTGACCGTGTCGCGCAATCAGTGGAAGTATGTTGCGGAGGTCGAGCTCGCCCTCGCCGAGGGGCTGCCGACGGTGCCTTGCCTGCCGGGCGACATCAACCAGGTGCTGCTCAACCTGATCGTCAACGCGGCCGACGCCATCGCGGCGCGCGGCGAAGGCCGGGCCGCATCGCGGTCGCCACCGTGCTGGTCGGCGGCGAGGTCGAGATCCGCATCGCCGACAATGGCTGCGGCATCCCGCCGGAGGTCGCCGGGCGCGTGTTCGATCCCTTCTTCACCACCAAGGACGTGGGCAAGGGCACCGGCCAGGGCCTGGCCATCTCCTACGCCATCGTGCGGCAGAAGCATGGCGGCTCGATCGGTTTCGTCGGCCGTCCCGGCGGCGGGACCTGCTTCACCATCCGCCTGCCGCTGCATGCGGCAAGCCTGACGGCAGAGGAGGCCGCAACATGA
- a CDS encoding VOC family protein codes for MDQRISLITLGVADLARAQAFYESLGWVRSVRAAQGVAFFQTGGFAFGLYPRDELADDARVDPAGSGFRAFSLAQNAHSRAEVDAVLAEAAAKGATLVKPAEDVAWGGYSGYFADPDGFLWEVAWNPGFALNADGSLTLPD; via the coding sequence ATGGACCAGCGGATCAGCCTGATCACCCTCGGCGTCGCCGATCTGGCGCGCGCCCAGGCCTTCTACGAATCGCTGGGATGGGTCCGTTCGGTACGTGCGGCACAGGGCGTCGCCTTCTTCCAGACCGGCGGCTTCGCCTTCGGGCTCTATCCGCGCGACGAACTGGCCGACGATGCCCGCGTCGATCCCGCCGGCTCTGGGTTCCGGGCGTTCTCGCTGGCGCAGAACGCGCATTCTCGGGCCGAGGTCGACGCCGTTCTGGCCGAGGCGGCGGCAAAGGGGGCGACGCTGGTCAAGCCGGCCGAGGACGTGGCCTGGGGCGGCTATTCGGGCTATTTCGCCGACCCCGATGGCTTCCTGTGGGAAGTGGCGTGGAATCCCGGCTTCGCGTTGAACGCCGACGGCAGCCTGACCCTGCCGGACTGA
- a CDS encoding cytochrome c peroxidase, whose translation MQIGFDDSRKGLWAAAYAAAFVGVGGLIVLGAEAQSAAGDARATLRAAVEAQGVEALQPPPAEPDALVELGRMLFFDPELSGNRNISCATCHHPAFGIGDGLSVSFGSGGVGLGTGRDLAEGALIPRNAPEVFNRGDSHWHTMFWDSRVEIAADGTIHTPAGDQMFMWLDTPLALQAMFPVTSRDEMRGQPGDIAADGRENEIAAFEDEDFVGMWQALADRLLAIPAYVALFQQAYPDVAVADLTFAHAAQAIAAFEIQAFAFTDSPWDRWLAGEDDALTDAQVEGALLFYGEAGCATCHSGPLMTDQQHHNIGTPQIGPGRGASAPLDFGRFLVSGEGADLFGFRTPPLRNVALTGPWMHNGAFHTLDMAIRHHFDPSVCWTPDFQFVSLEAEIEPTIHREPGLRAAVLASLAPELPRFQPTDAQVAALAAFLEALSAPSVASTADQVPATVPSGLPVDTVAAPGEY comes from the coding sequence ATGCAGATCGGGTTCGACGACAGCCGCAAGGGGCTTTGGGCCGCGGCCTATGCCGCAGCATTCGTCGGCGTCGGCGGCCTGATCGTGCTCGGCGCCGAGGCGCAGAGCGCCGCCGGCGATGCGCGCGCCACCCTGCGCGCGGCGGTCGAGGCCCAGGGCGTCGAGGCCCTGCAGCCGCCGCCGGCGGAGCCGGACGCGCTGGTCGAGCTGGGCCGGATGCTGTTCTTCGACCCGGAGCTGAGCGGCAACCGCAACATTTCCTGCGCGACCTGCCATCACCCGGCCTTCGGCATCGGCGACGGGCTGTCGGTCTCTTTCGGCAGCGGCGGCGTCGGTCTCGGCACCGGCCGCGACCTGGCCGAAGGGGCGCTGATCCCGCGCAACGCACCCGAGGTGTTCAACCGCGGCGATTCGCACTGGCACACCATGTTCTGGGACAGCCGGGTCGAGATTGCCGCCGACGGCACCATCCACACCCCGGCCGGCGACCAGATGTTCATGTGGCTCGATACGCCGCTGGCGCTGCAGGCGATGTTCCCGGTGACCTCGCGCGACGAGATGCGCGGCCAGCCCGGCGACATCGCGGCCGACGGCCGCGAGAACGAGATCGCGGCCTTCGAGGACGAGGACTTCGTCGGCATGTGGCAGGCGCTGGCCGACCGGCTGCTGGCGATCCCGGCCTATGTCGCGCTGTTCCAGCAGGCCTATCCGGACGTGGCCGTCGCCGACCTGACCTTCGCCCATGCCGCCCAGGCCATCGCCGCCTTCGAAATACAGGCCTTCGCCTTCACCGACAGCCCGTGGGACCGCTGGCTGGCCGGCGAGGATGACGCGCTGACCGACGCGCAGGTCGAAGGCGCCCTGCTGTTCTATGGCGAGGCCGGCTGCGCCACGTGCCACAGCGGCCCGCTGATGACAGACCAGCAGCACCACAACATCGGCACGCCGCAGATCGGTCCGGGCCGCGGCGCCTCCGCGCCGCTCGACTTCGGCCGTTTCCTGGTCTCCGGCGAAGGCGCGGACCTGTTCGGCTTCCGCACGCCGCCGCTGCGCAACGTGGCGCTGACCGGGCCCTGGATGCACAACGGCGCCTTCCACACCCTGGACATGGCGATCCGGCACCATTTCGACCCGTCGGTCTGCTGGACGCCCGACTTCCAGTTCGTGTCGCTGGAGGCCGAGATCGAGCCGACGATCCATCGCGAGCCCGGCCTGCGGGCGGCGGTGCTGGCGTCGCTGGCGCCCGAGTTGCCGCGGTTCCAGCCGACGGATGCGCAGGTGGCGGCGCTGGCCGCCTTCCTCGAGGCGCTGAGCGCGCCGTCGGTGGCGTCGACCGCCGACCAGGTGCCGGCAACGGTGCCGAGCGGCCTGCCGGTCGACACCGTGGCGGCGCCGGGCGAATACTGA
- a CDS encoding HDOD domain-containing protein codes for MKPVILFVDDEPNILDGLRRFTRGQRHAWDMHFADGGAAAPETVAREPVDVVVCDMRMPGIAGADVLERISRCAGHHPLHPVGEAEPEQVYRAVGRSHRFFGKPCDPEALIAAIEAPLALIREIGSDVAERGASFLDRLQSPPAAFDALGKLLERPGAQPADVAAIVARDPSLAVRLLQLVNSAYFGRPVETCNIARALDAIGLDRLRALLVRRRLGNNGGQTGASPPQHERAWRLADRAAALAVAAGVAPADSDVVYAAALFARLGQRETPTGTFPPIAAPSAAYATTLLGLPARLTEALRRLAQIPAAEGDLDADARAVCVAALPAPRIAA; via the coding sequence ATGAAGCCGGTGATCCTGTTCGTCGACGACGAGCCGAACATCCTCGACGGGCTGCGCCGCTTCACCCGCGGCCAGCGCCACGCCTGGGACATGCATTTCGCCGACGGCGGCGCCGCGGCGCCGGAGACGGTCGCCCGCGAGCCGGTCGACGTCGTCGTCTGCGACATGCGCATGCCGGGGATCGCCGGTGCCGACGTGCTGGAGCGCATCTCGCGATGCGCCGGGCATCATCCGCTTCATCCTGTCGGCGAGGCCGAGCCGGAGCAGGTCTATCGCGCGGTCGGCCGCAGCCACCGCTTCTTCGGCAAGCCCTGCGACCCGGAGGCGCTGATCGCGGCGATCGAGGCCCCGCTGGCGCTGATCCGCGAGATCGGCTCCGACGTGGCGGAGCGCGGCGCGTCGTTCCTCGACCGGCTGCAGAGCCCGCCGGCCGCCTTCGACGCACTCGGCAAGCTGCTGGAGCGGCCGGGCGCGCAGCCGGCCGACGTGGCCGCCATCGTCGCCCGCGATCCGAGCCTGGCCGTCCGCCTGCTGCAGCTGGTCAATTCAGCCTATTTCGGCCGCCCGGTGGAGACGTGCAACATCGCCCGCGCCCTCGATGCGATCGGCCTCGACCGGCTGCGCGCGCTGCTGGTCCGCCGCCGGCTCGGCAACAATGGGGGGCAGACCGGCGCGTCGCCGCCCCAGCATGAGCGCGCCTGGCGGCTCGCCGACAGGGCCGCCGCGCTGGCCGTTGCCGCCGGCGTCGCTCCCGCCGACTCCGACGTGGTCTATGCCGCGGCCCTTTTCGCGCGGCTGGGTCAGCGCGAAACGCCGACCGGGACGTTCCCGCCGATTGCGGCACCCAGCGCCGCCTACGCCACCACCCTGCTCGGCCTGCCGGCCCGGCTGACCGAGGCGCTGCGCCGGCTGGCGCAGATTCCGGCGGCGGAGGGCGACCTCGATGCCGACGCACGCGCGGTCTGCGTCGCTGCGCTGCCGGCGCCGCGGATCGCCGCCTGA
- a CDS encoding PepSY domain-containing protein, with protein sequence MRKTRPFAGLMLTALMAATPALAQQGGAPDLFTILSNLQRNPAYQGEVLTTQPYYPRPGSPQFLYEVRILTPDDRIVIVYIDPMSGQIVPNPGG encoded by the coding sequence ATGCGCAAGACACGCCCCTTCGCCGGCCTGATGCTCACCGCGCTGATGGCCGCAACCCCGGCGCTGGCCCAGCAGGGCGGCGCGCCGGACCTGTTCACCATCCTGTCGAACCTGCAGCGCAACCCGGCCTATCAGGGCGAGGTGCTGACCACCCAGCCCTATTATCCACGCCCCGGCTCGCCGCAGTTCCTGTACGAGGTTCGCATCCTCACCCCGGACGACCGCATCGTGATCGTCTATATTGATCCGATGTCCGGGCAGATCGTGCCCAACCCCGGCGGCTGA
- the ppk2 gene encoding polyphosphate kinase 2 → MSANGAAPATAKPARRKAPARKGEAAKPAAKAGNGATPAKPRTRRARTKQIDAENASHRIAEMRHDPAAIARAFETGAYPYARKMPRSAYEAHKAELQVELLKVQDWVKATGQRIVILFEGRDAAGKGGTIKRYMEHLNPRGARVVALDKPSERERTQWYFQRYIEHLPAGGEIVFFDRSWYNRAGVERVMGFCAPSDYLEFMRQCPEIERMMVRSGIRLFKYWFSVTREEQRRRFAARRLEPLKQWKLSPIDMASLDKWDEYTEAKEAMFFHTDTADAPWTIVKSDDKKRARLNCMQHFLSSLPYPEKNTHVVRGPDPLIVGSSAFVIGHRADILDKTVHPDQRHH, encoded by the coding sequence ATTTCGGCCAACGGCGCGGCTCCGGCCACGGCAAAGCCCGCGCGCCGCAAGGCCCCCGCACGCAAAGGCGAAGCGGCGAAGCCGGCGGCCAAGGCCGGCAACGGCGCGACCCCCGCCAAGCCACGGACGCGGCGCGCGCGCACCAAGCAGATCGACGCCGAGAACGCCAGCCATCGCATCGCGGAGATGCGGCACGACCCGGCCGCGATCGCACGTGCCTTCGAGACCGGCGCCTATCCCTATGCGCGCAAGATGCCGCGCAGCGCCTATGAGGCGCACAAGGCCGAGCTGCAGGTCGAGCTGCTGAAGGTGCAGGACTGGGTCAAGGCGACCGGGCAACGGATCGTGATCCTGTTCGAAGGGCGCGACGCGGCCGGCAAGGGCGGTACGATCAAGCGGTACATGGAACACCTGAACCCGCGCGGCGCGCGGGTGGTGGCGCTGGACAAGCCGTCGGAACGCGAGCGCACCCAGTGGTACTTCCAGCGCTACATCGAGCACCTGCCGGCCGGCGGCGAGATCGTGTTCTTCGATCGCTCCTGGTACAACCGTGCCGGGGTCGAGCGGGTGATGGGCTTCTGCGCGCCGAGCGACTATCTGGAGTTCATGCGGCAATGCCCGGAGATCGAGCGGATGATGGTCCGCTCCGGCATCCGGCTGTTCAAATACTGGTTCTCGGTCACCCGCGAGGAGCAGCGCCGGCGCTTCGCCGCGCGCCGGCTGGAGCCGCTGAAGCAGTGGAAGCTGTCGCCGATCGACATGGCCTCGCTCGACAAGTGGGACGAGTATACCGAGGCGAAGGAAGCGATGTTCTTCCATACCGACACCGCCGATGCGCCGTGGACCATCGTCAAGTCCGACGACAAGAAGCGGGCGCGGCTGAACTGCATGCAGCACTTCCTGTCGTCGCTGCCCTATCCGGAGAAGAATACGCACGTAGTGCGCGGGCCGGACCCGCTGATCGTCGGCTCGAGCGCCTTCGTGATCGGCCATCGCGCCGACATCCTCGACAAGACGGTGCATCCGGACCAACGCCACCATTGA
- a CDS encoding HAMP domain-containing sensor histidine kinase: MPATIRRRTATLFGRVLLAAGLILAVAAPVIWFGAGALIRAAAEGVVDAQLRGFGNQLRAARASEQASGVFFFNEPDLEWVWQISIDGAPVNRATVLSLSDRTLPSITDTPARDFAVDFADSAIGRLRLAERLVEETDRATGALRAVRYQVGIRQAKYEGLVDDYVAQLQDLVWYAAVPAFVGLIGISAVAILMLRGGLNEVRRAIDRFRSGATERIEGRHAAEMQVLVDQVNELLERQADMLGRSRKYVAKIAHDLNHPIAIVGNAVAGSTQQPLIDKQLARMRGLIDRYSALARAIGPGALTVRAVALAPILEDVADSHRLLFRRAPLTIDVDCPPELRFAIEPADAEAMLSNLVGNAHKFAAGRVRLSARAGDGGGLVLAVEDDGPGIAPQNRAAALRWGEQLDEAPPGSGFGLAIVQDLAQLYGGGLTLADSPLGGLRAEIALPAAAGAGD, translated from the coding sequence TTGCCCGCCACCATCCGCCGGCGCACGGCCACCCTGTTCGGCAGGGTGCTGCTGGCCGCCGGCCTGATCCTGGCGGTCGCCGCGCCGGTGATCTGGTTCGGCGCCGGCGCGCTGATCCGCGCCGCGGCCGAGGGCGTGGTCGACGCCCAGCTGCGCGGCTTCGGCAACCAGCTGCGCGCCGCCCGCGCCAGCGAGCAGGCCAGCGGCGTGTTCTTTTTCAACGAGCCCGACCTGGAATGGGTCTGGCAGATCTCCATCGACGGCGCGCCGGTGAACCGGGCCACCGTGCTGTCGCTCAGCGACCGCACGCTGCCGTCGATCACCGACACGCCGGCGCGCGACTTCGCGGTCGATTTCGCCGACAGCGCCATCGGCCGGCTGCGCCTGGCCGAGCGGCTGGTCGAGGAGACCGACCGGGCCACCGGCGCGCTGCGGGCCGTGCGCTACCAGGTCGGCATCCGCCAGGCCAAGTACGAGGGCCTGGTCGACGACTATGTCGCCCAGTTGCAGGATCTGGTCTGGTATGCCGCGGTGCCGGCCTTCGTCGGCCTGATCGGCATTTCCGCCGTCGCCATCCTGATGCTGCGCGGCGGCCTGAACGAGGTGCGCCGCGCCATCGACCGCTTCCGCAGCGGCGCCACCGAACGGATCGAGGGCCGTCATGCCGCGGAGATGCAGGTGCTGGTCGACCAGGTCAACGAGCTGCTGGAGCGGCAGGCCGACATGCTCGGGCGCAGCCGCAAATACGTCGCCAAGATCGCCCACGACCTGAACCACCCGATCGCGATCGTCGGCAACGCCGTGGCCGGCAGCACCCAGCAGCCACTGATCGACAAGCAGCTGGCAAGGATGCGCGGTCTGATCGACCGCTATTCCGCGCTGGCCCGCGCCATCGGTCCCGGCGCGCTGACCGTCAGGGCGGTGGCGCTGGCGCCGATCCTGGAGGACGTCGCCGACAGCCATCGCCTGCTGTTCCGCCGCGCCCCGCTGACCATCGACGTCGACTGTCCGCCGGAGCTGCGTTTCGCCATCGAGCCGGCCGACGCCGAGGCGATGCTGAGCAATCTGGTCGGCAACGCCCACAAGTTCGCCGCCGGCCGGGTGCGGCTGTCGGCCCGCGCCGGCGACGGCGGCGGGCTGGTGCTGGCGGTGGAGGACGACGGCCCCGGCATTGCGCCGCAGAACCGCGCGGCGGCCCTGCGCTGGGGCGAGCAGCTCGACGAGGCGCCGCCGGGCAGCGGCTTCGGATTGGCCATCGTCCAGGACCTTGCCCAGCTCTACGGTGGCGGCCTGACGCTGGCCGATTCGCCGCTGGGCGGGCTCCGGGCCGAAATCGCGCTGCCGGCGGCGGCAGGCGCCGGCGACTGA
- a CDS encoding serine hydrolase → MRVTGAARICPPDLADGWPVAAPGDMGIDPALLAGLAPQFEAWTDANLHAALIAWRGTLIYERYFTGEDWAFARPLGVVAHDATMLHDLRSITKSVTGLVAGVARDRGWLGDLDRPVLDWLPEHADLRDGGKGAITVRHLLTMTAGFDWNEDLPYADPRNSERQMMAAPDPVRFVLEQPLRRPPGAVHVYNGGHTTLLAAVLERASGMPFDALVQETLLAPLGIARAEWVRYDTGMAMAPSGLRLRPRDLLKVGQVAVGGGRWRDRAIVGADWIAEATAAHANAQGLWFYGYHWWLGRSLVGRRELRWAAGIGWGGQRLFVVPELDLVVLALAGLYGNPALQPLPGEVVLRRYALPAALAASRRPR, encoded by the coding sequence GTGCGCGTGACCGGCGCGGCGCGGATCTGCCCACCGGACCTGGCCGACGGCTGGCCGGTCGCCGCGCCCGGCGACATGGGCATCGACCCGGCGCTGCTCGCCGGACTCGCGCCCCAGTTCGAGGCATGGACCGACGCCAACCTGCACGCCGCGCTGATCGCCTGGCGCGGCACGCTGATCTACGAGCGCTATTTTACCGGCGAGGACTGGGCCTTTGCCCGGCCGCTCGGCGTCGTCGCCCACGACGCGACGATGCTGCACGACCTGCGCTCGATCACCAAGAGCGTGACCGGCCTGGTCGCCGGCGTCGCCCGCGACCGCGGCTGGCTCGGCGATCTCGACCGGCCGGTGCTGGACTGGCTGCCGGAGCATGCCGACCTGCGCGACGGCGGCAAGGGGGCGATCACCGTCCGCCACCTGCTGACCATGACCGCCGGTTTCGACTGGAACGAGGACCTGCCCTATGCCGACCCGCGCAACAGCGAGCGGCAGATGATGGCGGCACCCGACCCGGTACGCTTCGTGCTGGAGCAGCCGCTGCGGCGGCCGCCGGGCGCCGTCCACGTCTACAATGGCGGCCACACCACCCTGCTGGCGGCGGTGCTGGAGCGCGCGTCCGGCATGCCGTTCGACGCGCTGGTGCAGGAAACGCTACTGGCGCCGCTCGGCATCGCGCGGGCGGAGTGGGTCCGCTACGACACCGGTATGGCGATGGCGCCGTCGGGGCTGCGGCTGCGTCCGCGCGACCTGTTGAAGGTCGGCCAGGTCGCGGTCGGCGGCGGGCGATGGCGGGACCGGGCGATCGTCGGCGCCGATTGGATCGCCGAGGCCACCGCGGCCCACGCCAACGCCCAGGGGCTGTGGTTCTACGGCTATCACTGGTGGCTGGGCCGGTCGCTGGTCGGGCGGCGCGAGCTGCGCTGGGCGGCCGGCATCGGCTGGGGCGGCCAGCGGCTGTTCGTGGTGCCGGAGCTCGACCTGGTGGTGCTGGCGCTGGCCGGCTTGTACGGCAACCCGGCGCTGCAGCCGCTGCCGGGCGAGGTGGTGCTGCGCCGCTACGCCCTGCCGGCGGCACTGGCGGCAAGCCGAAGGCCGCGTTAG
- a CDS encoding PAS domain S-box protein produces the protein MHKLHPDAGAAERTLTPEALARRLARETQARQAAEALLEGKSRELYEANRALKETATSLDNQRRYLNTILDHTQVGIVLAQDDLSIRRANRSAEAMFASAGGTLSGQTVCALFEDTPEASVLIARLSATGGTEGDTMVEAVGRRSDGATFRSRWVLPAWPTRAVATRCGCSATSPSARRSRRGGRRWSAS, from the coding sequence ATGCATAAGCTTCACCCTGACGCCGGCGCCGCCGAACGCACGCTGACGCCCGAGGCCCTTGCCCGGCGCCTGGCGCGCGAGACGCAGGCGCGGCAGGCGGCCGAGGCGCTGCTGGAAGGCAAGAGCCGCGAGCTCTATGAGGCCAACCGGGCCCTGAAGGAAACCGCCACATCGCTGGATAACCAGCGCCGCTATCTGAACACCATCCTCGACCATACCCAGGTCGGCATCGTGCTGGCCCAGGACGACCTGTCGATCCGTCGCGCCAACCGGTCGGCGGAGGCGATGTTCGCGTCGGCGGGCGGCACCCTGTCGGGACAGACCGTCTGTGCGCTGTTCGAGGACACGCCGGAGGCCAGCGTCCTGATCGCCCGGCTGTCCGCTACCGGCGGCACCGAGGGCGACACGATGGTCGAGGCGGTCGGTCGGCGCAGCGACGGCGCCACCTTTCGATCGAGGTGGGTCTTGCCAGCATGGCCCACCAGGGCGGTCGCCACACGGTGTGGATGTTCCGCGACATCACCAAGCGCAAGGCGGTCGAGGCGCGGCGGGCGGCGCTGGAGCGCGAGCTGA